From a region of the Zingiber officinale cultivar Zhangliang chromosome 4B, Zo_v1.1, whole genome shotgun sequence genome:
- the LOC121978635 gene encoding pEARLI1-like lipid transfer protein 2 encodes MAASKPSRASSTLFLFLGLLLLLLLLGAGLCGAIIAPPSASCPINALGFSVCASLLGGLVNSGPIGNLPRASPSTCCTLLTGLLAFDAETCLCTAFNANVLGLADLNATTGVNLLLNYCGTNATAYRC; translated from the coding sequence ATGGCGGCATCCAAACCCTCTCGTGCCTCCTCAACCTTATTCCTCTTTCTcggtctcctcctcctcctcctcctcctcggagCCGGGCTCTGCGGCGCCATCATCGCTCCTCCCTCGGCCAGCTGCCCCATCAACGCGCTCGGCTTCAGCGTCTGTGCCAGCCTGCTCGGCGGCCTCGTCAACAGCGGCCCCATCGGCAACCTGCCGAGGGCGTCGCCGTCGACGTGCTGCACGCTGCTCACGGGCCTCCTCGCCTTCGACGCCGAAACCTGCCTCTGCACCGCCTTCAACGCCAACGTCCTCGGCCTCGCCGACCTCAACGCCACCACCGGCGTCAACCTCCTCCTCAACTACTGCGGGACGAACGCCACTGCCTACCGGTGCTAG